The following proteins come from a genomic window of Methanosarcina sp. MTP4:
- a CDS encoding PAS domain-containing protein, translated as MGSIKNAEKPRVLEEEEKWMEHFPSKNPNPVLRVGNKGEVLYSNAASAPLLEHWKVSTGEELPHSIREMVRKAVLRRNPEKLEVKVGDHTYLFTLNPLPEEGYVNLYGFDISSQKRNEEQLLLREKQHLALNKLGKMALACKKLQVFMRDSTKLIARTLEVEYCKILELLPEGNFLLKAGTGWKPGIVGKTIVEGKKDSQAGYTLLTNKPVIVEDVGKEKRFRAPELLKEHDVVSGMSIIIGDINRPFGVMGVHSTKKRKFTREDIYFLSSATLIIAEVIERIHAEDEVRRQREHLEEMVEKRTGELTKINRRLKKEISERKQAQKVLQKSEERYRTATEQTGQLVYDCDLSSGEIDWAGAIRKLTGYDLREFQQVDFDGWVEHIHPEDRKNVFSAHKRSLRTGEKLHEEYRFRRKDGTYFYAEDSGTYLRDESGCICRVVGVMKDTTERRLAMEKLEKSEERYRSFLKNFRGIVFQGNMDFNALFMHGSLEEITGYREEEFVPGGLRWDRIIDPEDLPMIFEDAEKLRTVPGATSEREYRIRKKDGSRCWVHEILQNIPDESGKPVFVQGSIYDITERKAAEEALAKAEETRKKEIHHRIKNNLQVISSLLSLQAEKFTDEAIAEAFRESQNRVRSMSLIHEELYKSRDMETLDFAAYLKKLTADLLQSYRVRSDEISLKLDIEEVHFGMDTAIPLGIIINELVSNSLKHAFPEGKGGEILIKLFQTDHNKNKVISRNRKINKNGNSNYSTQFSLIVSDNGSGFPENIDFRNTASLGLQLVNTLVEQLEGNIELERNEGTNFIIRFRETG; from the coding sequence GTGGGAAGCATAAAGAATGCTGAAAAACCGAGGGTTCTGGAGGAGGAAGAGAAGTGGATGGAACATTTCCCCTCAAAAAATCCCAACCCGGTACTCAGGGTGGGAAATAAGGGAGAGGTCCTTTACTCCAATGCCGCAAGCGCTCCCCTTCTGGAGCACTGGAAGGTGTCTACCGGGGAGGAGCTTCCTCACTCAATTAGGGAAATGGTTAGGAAAGCCGTTCTCAGGAGAAATCCGGAAAAACTGGAAGTAAAAGTGGGAGACCATACATACCTATTCACGCTCAATCCGCTGCCTGAAGAGGGCTACGTAAACCTCTACGGGTTTGACATCAGCAGCCAGAAGCGGAACGAAGAACAGCTCCTGCTGCGGGAGAAGCAGCACCTTGCCCTGAACAAACTTGGAAAAATGGCCCTTGCCTGCAAGAAACTTCAGGTTTTTATGAGAGACAGCACAAAGTTGATTGCCAGGACCCTTGAAGTCGAATACTGCAAGATCCTGGAACTACTCCCCGAAGGAAACTTCCTGCTCAAAGCGGGGACCGGGTGGAAGCCGGGAATTGTGGGAAAGACCATCGTAGAAGGGAAGAAAGACTCCCAGGCAGGGTACACGCTCCTTACGAACAAACCCGTGATCGTGGAAGATGTGGGAAAGGAAAAGAGGTTCAGGGCTCCCGAACTCCTTAAAGAACACGACGTGGTAAGCGGGATGAGCATAATCATAGGGGACATAAACAGGCCCTTTGGAGTAATGGGAGTACACAGCACAAAGAAACGGAAGTTTACCCGGGAGGACATCTATTTTCTCAGTTCTGCGACCCTCATCATCGCAGAAGTGATCGAGCGCATACACGCGGAAGACGAGGTGAGGAGGCAGCGGGAACACCTGGAAGAGATGGTGGAAAAACGGACCGGGGAACTTACAAAAATAAACAGGCGGCTAAAAAAAGAGATATCCGAGCGGAAACAGGCCCAGAAAGTTCTGCAAAAAAGCGAAGAAAGGTACAGGACAGCAACAGAGCAGACAGGGCAGCTGGTCTACGACTGTGACCTCAGCAGCGGGGAAATAGACTGGGCGGGAGCTATCAGGAAACTTACCGGCTACGACCTCAGGGAGTTTCAGCAGGTGGACTTTGACGGCTGGGTTGAGCATATCCACCCCGAAGACCGCAAAAACGTGTTTTCAGCCCATAAACGTTCCCTGCGGACAGGGGAGAAATTGCACGAAGAGTACAGGTTCCGCAGGAAAGACGGGACTTACTTCTACGCGGAAGACAGCGGGACCTACCTGAGAGATGAGAGCGGATGCATATGCAGGGTAGTAGGGGTGATGAAAGATACCACCGAAAGAAGGCTTGCAATGGAAAAGCTCGAGAAGAGCGAAGAGCGCTACCGGTCGTTTTTGAAGAATTTCAGGGGCATCGTGTTCCAGGGAAATATGGATTTCAATGCTCTTTTCATGCACGGGTCCCTTGAAGAAATAACAGGATACAGGGAAGAGGAATTCGTTCCGGGTGGGTTGAGATGGGACCGGATTATAGATCCTGAAGACCTGCCGATGATTTTTGAAGACGCAGAAAAGTTGAGAACTGTTCCCGGGGCTACCTCCGAAAGGGAATACAGGATAAGGAAAAAGGATGGGAGCAGATGCTGGGTCCACGAAATTCTCCAGAATATTCCCGACGAATCCGGAAAACCCGTGTTTGTGCAGGGCTCGATCTACGACATTACCGAACGCAAAGCCGCCGAGGAAGCCCTGGCAAAAGCCGAAGAAACCAGGAAAAAAGAGATACACCACCGGATCAAGAATAACCTGCAGGTGATCTCATCCCTCCTGAGCCTCCAGGCAGAAAAATTTACGGATGAAGCCATTGCCGAAGCCTTCAGGGAGAGCCAGAACCGCGTCAGATCAATGTCCCTTATCCACGAAGAACTCTACAAATCAAGGGATATGGAGACCCTGGACTTTGCAGCCTACCTCAAAAAACTGACAGCCGACCTCCTCCAGTCCTACAGGGTCAGAAGCGATGAAATCAGCTTGAAGCTGGATATCGAAGAAGTGCACTTCGGGATGGATACTGCAATCCCGCTAGGGATCATCATCAACGAACTTGTATCCAACTCCCTGAAACATGCCTTCCCGGAAGGTAAAGGAGGAGAAATCCTGATCAAGCTTTTCCAGACAGACCACAATAAAAATAAAGTTATAAGTAGGAACAGAAAAATTAATAAAAATGGTAATAGTAATTACAGTACTCAGTTCTCATTGATCGTTTCGGATAACGGGTCAGGATTCCCTGAAAACATTGATTTCAGGAATACCGCCTCCCTGGGGTTGCAGCTGGTAAACACCCTGGTGGAACAGCTCGAAGGAAACATCGAACTAGAGAGAAACGAAGGGACTAATTTCATAATCCGGTTCAGAGAGACCGGGTGA
- a CDS encoding PAS domain S-box protein → MEHFPSKNPNPVLRIGTNGKVLYANRAAGPLLKSWGIREGEKAPELIENAVLRALSLRKCEELELETETRTYLVTLNPFPEEACVNVYGYDISSRKEIEKKLHIREKQHLVLEKFGKMTLTCTSLQALMDESTGLVASTLEIESCKILELLPDGNFLFRAGFGPRRELAGELIVGRGKDSLAGYTLLSRRPVSVKDMKEETRFKKTASVADQGLVSGISVIIGEAKRPFGVIEAFSTKRREFSEEDQYFLSSVAFLIAETTERRKAEEKLRLHQKLLEKQVEERTRELTKTNKTLVMEIVRREQVEQTLRSNMELLEKLLGTMPNPIYYKNREGAYRDCNENFSTRIAGLPKEELLGSTPPEVAQKLLPERILKAPEQSKEKLFEQVLEIHRKDLELLRDGGSRVFEDELLCADGVKRNFLINKSTFGSGNGEVYGLLCMMQDISELKQAEKKLRDNLYFLEKLLDAIPTPVFYKDRENKYRLCNEEFIREIAGIPKEQIIGYSLHKFIKELPEDLILLHEKYDRTLMRERKTQRYEAQLKCATKGFRDFLINKAPYIEKDGEPGGIVGVMFDATENRQARETLERREERYRLAAEQTGQIVFDYDFKTGSVDWAGAVTEDTAHIIELQKFDMNRWCEKIHPEDRGRVRSAFEKSLKTGEKFHEVYRFRKKEGGYIYMEESGILLKDEEGRIRRMLGAKKDITERKMAVEKLHKSEESFHSFMQNFRGLGFQLDSDFTPVFVHGAAEEITGYSKEDFLSGSIGWTRLVKEEELPLILEKRKKLKEDPELFTELEYRIRRKGGELRWVREVIQNVPEGPDKSIHFQGSIHDITERKEAEEALEKAEKVRKKEIHHRIKNNLQVISSLLSLQSEKFGDAQVLEAFRESQNRVISMAIIHEELYKGDKIDTLDFAAYLRKLTADLLSSYRVGKDDISLELDLEKIYLGMDTAIPLGIIVNELVSNALKHAFLTGKKGKIRINLCGKENFAGNPEDYGTGSGCGEEQDFQAEKELPFTLIVADNGPGIPEEIDFRDTDSLGLQLVNLLVEQIEGNIELDNGTGTEFRIYFTDN, encoded by the coding sequence ATGGAACATTTTCCCTCGAAAAACCCTAATCCGGTACTCAGGATAGGAACGAACGGAAAGGTCCTCTATGCAAACAGGGCTGCAGGTCCTTTACTTAAAAGCTGGGGGATCAGGGAAGGAGAAAAAGCCCCCGAACTTATTGAAAATGCTGTCCTGAGAGCCCTGAGCCTGAGAAAATGTGAAGAGCTGGAACTGGAAACCGAAACCAGGACATATCTTGTCACACTGAATCCCTTTCCCGAAGAAGCCTGCGTGAATGTCTACGGGTACGACATAAGCAGCCGGAAAGAAATTGAAAAAAAGCTGCATATCCGGGAAAAACAGCATCTGGTGCTCGAAAAGTTCGGAAAAATGACCCTTACCTGCACAAGCCTCCAGGCCCTGATGGATGAAAGCACAGGACTTGTAGCCAGTACTCTGGAAATCGAATCCTGTAAAATCCTTGAGCTGCTCCCGGACGGAAATTTCCTGTTTCGAGCGGGATTCGGACCAAGGAGAGAACTCGCAGGAGAGCTAATTGTCGGAAGAGGAAAGGACTCCCTGGCAGGATACACGCTGCTTTCAAGGAGACCTGTTTCCGTAAAAGACATGAAAGAGGAGACCCGCTTCAAAAAAACCGCTTCTGTTGCGGACCAGGGCCTGGTAAGCGGGATTAGCGTTATTATAGGGGAGGCGAAAAGACCTTTCGGGGTGATCGAAGCCTTCTCAACGAAAAGAAGGGAATTTTCGGAAGAGGACCAATATTTCCTTAGTTCGGTCGCATTTCTGATTGCAGAGACAACTGAACGCAGGAAAGCCGAAGAAAAACTTCGGCTGCACCAGAAACTGCTGGAAAAGCAGGTAGAAGAAAGGACCAGGGAACTCACCAAAACGAATAAAACCCTTGTCATGGAAATTGTCCGGCGCGAGCAGGTTGAACAGACCCTCCGGAGCAATATGGAACTGCTGGAAAAACTGCTCGGCACAATGCCAAACCCCATCTATTACAAAAACAGAGAAGGAGCTTACAGGGACTGCAATGAGAACTTTTCTACACGAATCGCAGGCCTTCCAAAAGAAGAGTTACTGGGATCTACACCTCCGGAAGTTGCCCAAAAACTTTTACCTGAGCGTATCCTTAAAGCCCCGGAGCAAAGCAAAGAAAAGCTGTTTGAACAGGTCCTGGAAATCCACAGGAAAGACCTTGAACTTCTCCGGGACGGGGGAAGCCGGGTTTTTGAAGATGAATTACTATGTGCCGACGGCGTAAAGCGAAATTTCCTTATCAACAAGTCAACCTTTGGGAGCGGAAACGGCGAGGTCTACGGGCTTCTCTGTATGATGCAGGACATAAGCGAACTCAAGCAGGCCGAAAAGAAGCTAAGGGACAACCTGTATTTCCTGGAAAAACTTCTCGATGCCATTCCCACCCCTGTTTTTTACAAGGACAGGGAAAACAAGTACCGGCTCTGCAATGAAGAGTTTATAAGGGAAATCGCCGGGATTCCGAAAGAGCAGATAATCGGGTATTCCCTGCATAAGTTCATAAAAGAACTGCCTGAAGACCTTATCCTTCTTCATGAAAAATACGACCGAACCCTTATGAGGGAGAGAAAGACCCAACGCTACGAAGCACAATTGAAATGTGCAACCAAAGGGTTCAGGGATTTTCTCATAAACAAAGCCCCTTACATCGAGAAAGACGGAGAACCCGGGGGGATTGTCGGGGTGATGTTCGATGCTACCGAAAACAGGCAAGCCCGGGAAACCCTGGAGAGAAGAGAAGAGCGCTACCGGCTCGCTGCGGAGCAGACAGGGCAAATTGTTTTTGATTATGACTTCAAAACCGGCTCCGTTGACTGGGCAGGGGCCGTTACGGAAGACACCGCCCATATCATCGAACTTCAGAAATTTGACATGAACCGCTGGTGCGAAAAAATACATCCTGAAGACCGGGGACGTGTAAGGTCGGCATTTGAAAAATCCCTTAAGACAGGAGAGAAGTTCCATGAAGTATACAGGTTCAGGAAAAAGGAAGGCGGATATATCTACATGGAGGAAAGCGGAATTTTGTTGAAAGACGAAGAAGGCCGCATCCGTAGAATGCTGGGAGCAAAAAAAGACATAACCGAGAGAAAAATGGCAGTGGAAAAGCTGCATAAAAGCGAAGAAAGTTTCCACTCCTTCATGCAGAACTTCAGGGGGCTTGGATTCCAGCTTGACAGTGACTTCACACCGGTATTCGTGCACGGAGCTGCAGAAGAAATCACAGGCTACAGTAAAGAGGACTTCCTTTCCGGAAGCATAGGATGGACCCGGCTTGTCAAAGAGGAAGAACTGCCGCTTATCCTTGAAAAAAGGAAGAAACTGAAGGAAGACCCGGAGCTTTTTACCGAACTTGAGTACCGGATAAGGAGAAAGGGCGGGGAACTTCGCTGGGTCCGGGAAGTTATCCAGAACGTCCCCGAAGGCCCGGATAAATCAATACATTTCCAGGGCTCTATCCACGATATCACCGAAAGAAAGGAAGCAGAAGAAGCTCTGGAAAAAGCCGAAAAGGTCCGGAAAAAAGAGATACACCATCGGATCAAGAACAACCTCCAGGTAATCTCTTCCCTCCTCAGCCTCCAGTCCGAAAAATTCGGGGATGCGCAAGTGCTCGAAGCTTTCCGGGAAAGCCAGAACCGCGTAATATCCATGGCGATTATCCACGAGGAACTCTACAAAGGAGACAAAATCGATACCCTTGATTTTGCAGCCTATCTCAGGAAACTGACCGCAGATCTTCTAAGTTCATACAGGGTCGGAAAAGATGACATCAGCCTGGAGCTTGACCTTGAGAAAATTTACCTGGGGATGGACACCGCAATCCCCCTCGGAATCATTGTCAATGAACTGGTTTCCAACGCCCTGAAACATGCCTTTCTGACCGGAAAGAAAGGGAAGATTCGCATAAACCTCTGCGGAAAGGAAAATTTTGCAGGGAATCCGGAGGATTACGGGACTGGCTCCGGCTGCGGGGAAGAACAGGACTTTCAGGCAGAAAAAGAACTTCCTTTTACACTCATTGTCGCCGACAACGGCCCTGGCATCCCCGAAGAAATCGATTTCAGAGATACGGATTCCCTGGGGCTCCAGCTCGTCAATCTCCTTGTTGAACAGATAGAGGGCAACATAGAGCTCGATAACGGCACCGGGACGGAATTCAGGATCTATTTTACGGATAACTGA
- a CDS encoding response regulator produces MKKAKILVVEDQNIVALNIRNKLKNLGYTVPATAATGEEAIRKAELTDADLVLMDIMLKGDMDGISAAQEIKSRFGIPILYLTAYTDEETLGRAKMTEPAGYISKPFKEEDLHSNIEMALHKHRLERGEKETE; encoded by the coding sequence ATGAAAAAGGCAAAAATTCTGGTTGTCGAAGACCAGAACATCGTGGCTCTGAATATCAGGAACAAGCTTAAGAATTTAGGCTACACGGTTCCGGCTACCGCGGCTACCGGAGAAGAAGCGATCAGGAAAGCGGAACTGACAGATGCTGATCTTGTTTTGATGGACATAATGCTAAAAGGGGATATGGACGGGATATCAGCGGCTCAGGAAATCAAGTCCCGGTTCGGGATTCCCATCCTGTACCTGACCGCTTACACGGACGAAGAAACCCTGGGCAGGGCAAAAATGACCGAACCTGCAGGGTATATCTCGAAACCTTTCAAGGAAGAAGACCTTCACAGCAACATTGAAATGGCGCTGCACAAACACAGGCTTGAAAGGGGAGAAAAAGAGACGGAATAA